In one window of Spirochaetaceae bacterium DNA:
- a CDS encoding hydantoinase B/oxoprolinase family protein, translated as MSAPRRIDPVTLEIMRNRWKGIAEECCAALVRASHSTNIKDRRDCSAALALPNGEIVAQAEVGTPLHLGVMPGVIRAVLARYPVQQMRPGDVYGTNLPYPEGPGHLPDLSLVSPIFHDGQPVALAASTAHHVDMGGYAPGSMPFGVTEIYQEGLQIPPLPLVREGRFDDNLLRLIEQNVRTEYEVRGDLMAQYAVARKAEQRVAELLEHVDAGEVVRYMEEILDHAERCMRAGIAELPDGTYRFEDFLDDDGVTDEPVKIAVEVRITGDELTANFTGSSRQVLGPLNARISAAQAAVYYTCKAVIDPDLPTCAGSYRPIHVHAPEGSILQAAYPAAIGQANILTDQRVVDVLMGALAQCVPERVCAACSGEMNLINIGGIDSRPGPSEGIYYNYVETYAGGQGACHDLDGDDGVHTHLTNTRNAAVEVIESTYPLEVVRYGLLPNTEGAGTFRGGCGMMRELRCLAERTVVSMGSDRRRFTPWGLDGGHHAAGAHAYVTSPDGSVREVPTKVVAELGRGDLFCVETPGGGGWGDPKQRPAGAVEHDVEEGLVSEQRARDVYGGDG; from the coding sequence GTGAGCGCGCCGCGGCGCATCGATCCGGTAACGCTGGAGATCATGCGCAACCGCTGGAAGGGGATCGCCGAGGAGTGCTGCGCGGCGCTGGTGCGCGCCAGCCACTCCACCAACATCAAGGACCGCCGCGACTGCTCGGCGGCGCTGGCGCTGCCGAACGGCGAGATCGTGGCGCAGGCCGAGGTGGGCACACCGCTGCACCTGGGCGTGATGCCGGGCGTGATCCGCGCCGTCCTGGCGCGCTACCCGGTGCAGCAGATGCGGCCCGGCGATGTCTACGGCACCAATCTGCCGTATCCGGAGGGGCCGGGCCATCTGCCCGACCTGTCGCTGGTGTCGCCGATCTTTCACGACGGACAGCCGGTCGCGCTCGCCGCCTCCACCGCCCACCACGTCGACATGGGCGGCTACGCGCCCGGCAGCATGCCGTTCGGCGTCACCGAGATCTACCAGGAGGGGCTGCAAATCCCGCCGCTGCCGCTGGTACGGGAGGGGCGCTTCGACGACAACCTGCTGCGCCTGATCGAGCAGAACGTGCGCACCGAGTACGAGGTGCGCGGCGACCTGATGGCCCAGTACGCGGTGGCCAGGAAGGCCGAGCAGCGGGTCGCCGAGCTCCTTGAGCACGTCGACGCCGGCGAGGTGGTACGGTACATGGAGGAGATTCTCGACCACGCCGAGCGCTGCATGCGCGCCGGCATCGCGGAACTGCCGGACGGCACCTACCGGTTCGAGGATTTCCTGGACGACGACGGCGTGACCGACGAACCGGTGAAGATCGCCGTGGAAGTGCGCATCACCGGCGACGAGCTGACCGCCAACTTCACCGGCAGCAGCCGGCAGGTGCTCGGCCCGCTCAACGCGCGCATCAGTGCCGCACAGGCCGCGGTCTACTACACCTGCAAGGCGGTGATCGACCCCGACCTGCCCACTTGCGCCGGCTCCTACCGCCCGATTCACGTGCACGCTCCCGAGGGCAGCATCCTGCAGGCGGCCTATCCGGCGGCGATCGGCCAAGCCAACATCCTCACCGATCAGCGCGTGGTGGACGTGCTGATGGGCGCGCTCGCGCAGTGCGTGCCGGAGCGGGTGTGCGCCGCCTGCAGCGGCGAGATGAATCTGATCAACATCGGCGGCATCGACAGCCGCCCCGGGCCCAGCGAGGGGATCTACTACAACTACGTGGAGACCTACGCCGGCGGCCAGGGCGCTTGCCACGACCTGGACGGCGACGACGGCGTGCACACGCACCTGACCAATACCCGCAACGCCGCCGTGGAGGTGATCGAGAGCACCTACCCGCTGGAGGTGGTGCGCTACGGCCTGCTGCCCAACACCGAGGGCGCCGGCACCTTCCGCGGCGGCTGCGGCATGATGCGCGAGCTGCGCTGCCTGGCCGAGCGCACCGTGGTCAGCATGGGCTCCGACCGCCGCCGCTTCACGCCCTGGGGCCTGGACGGCGGGCACCACGCCGCCGGGGCGCACGCCTACGTCACTTCGCCGGACGGCAGCGTACGCGAGGTGCCGACCAAGGTGGTGGCGGAGCTGGGCCGGGGCGACCTGTTCTGCGTCGAGACCCCCGGTGGCGGTGGCTGGGGTGACCCGAAACAGCGCCCCGCCGGGGCGGTAGAGCACGACGTGGAAGAGGGCCTGGTCAGCGAACAGCGCGCCCGCGACGTGTACGGCGGCGATGGCTGA